From Symphalangus syndactylus isolate Jambi chromosome X, NHGRI_mSymSyn1-v2.1_pri, whole genome shotgun sequence, the proteins below share one genomic window:
- the LOC129476224 gene encoding sperm protein associated with the nucleus on the X chromosome N1, with the protein MDSKPPSTNGEKRKSPCESDDENDEMQETPNRGSAPEPTLKKMKTSEYSTLLVVRYRKFKKIYSNRREKDQSPEHSINPAQEEEDEVLEISAETSAKEEEDP; encoded by the exons ATGGATAGTAAACCTCCCAGCACCAatggggagaagaggaagagccCCTGCGAGTCCGACGATGAAAATGATGAG ATGCAGGAGACACCAAACAGGGGCTCAGCCCCCGAACCGACtttgaaaaagatgaaaacatcTGAATACTCAACACTATTAGTGGTTCGCTACAGGaagtttaagaaaatatattcaaatcgACGGGAGAAGGATCAATCCCCGGAGCACTCCATCAATCCCGCGCAAGAGGAGGAGGACGAAGTCCTAGAAATATCGGCTGAAACATCTGCCAAGGAGGAAGAAGACCCATAA